The Cellulomonas sp. S1-8 genome has a window encoding:
- a CDS encoding zf-TFIIB domain-containing protein: MQCPVDQTQLVMTERQGVEIDYCPVCRGIWLDRGELDKIIDRAGPAAPGVDPRAVPGAQAPPPGYDDRRRDRDDDRDDRRRAAPAYGTPDYGTPTHDAPGYGAPAYGAPGYDPRGRDPRGDSRGYDSRGHDPRRRKKKDSWLEDLFDF, from the coding sequence ATGCAGTGCCCCGTGGACCAGACCCAGCTCGTCATGACCGAGCGCCAGGGCGTCGAGATCGACTACTGCCCCGTGTGCCGCGGGATCTGGCTGGACCGCGGCGAGCTGGACAAGATCATCGACCGCGCCGGCCCCGCCGCCCCGGGGGTCGACCCGCGCGCCGTCCCGGGGGCGCAGGCGCCGCCGCCCGGCTACGACGACCGCCGCCGCGACCGCGACGACGACCGCGACGACCGGCGACGCGCAGCCCCCGCCTACGGCACCCCGGACTACGGCACGCCGACGCACGACGCCCCGGGCTACGGCGCCCCGGCCTACGGCGCACCGGGCTACGACCCCCGCGGTCGTGACCCCCGTGGCGACTCCCGCGGCTACGACTCCCGGGGCCACGACCCGCGCCGCCGCAAGAAGAAGGACTCCTGGCTCGAGGACCTCTTCGACTTCTGA
- a CDS encoding TerC family protein, which translates to MDVPLWMWLAVLAAILLMLAIDLFAHRHAHVIAVREAAVWSAVWVACGVGFGAIVWRMYGSEAGQQYFAGYLIEKSLAVDNVFVWAIIFTFFAVPRELQHRVLFLGVLGALVFRAIFIAGGAALIESVGWVLYLFAAFLLWTGYRMLRQRNEHLDPEQSRAWRLFRRHVPMTDAFHGQRLLVRRDGVLLATPLLAVLILIEVTDIVFAVDSIPAIFAVTDDVFLVFTANAFAILGLRAMYFLLADLMHRFVYLKIGLALVLMWVGVKMLLKIDLLYIPTTLSLAIVVTILAVSIGASLYATRGQGRKATEAPVDPPFRVATPDETRELEPVFRRRPLVRR; encoded by the coding sequence GTGGACGTGCCCCTGTGGATGTGGCTGGCCGTGCTGGCCGCGATCCTGCTCATGCTGGCCATCGACCTCTTCGCGCACCGCCATGCGCACGTGATCGCGGTGCGCGAGGCCGCCGTGTGGTCGGCAGTCTGGGTCGCGTGCGGCGTCGGGTTCGGTGCCATCGTCTGGCGCATGTACGGCAGCGAGGCCGGCCAGCAGTACTTCGCCGGGTACCTCATCGAGAAGTCGCTCGCCGTCGACAACGTGTTCGTCTGGGCGATCATCTTCACGTTCTTCGCCGTCCCGCGGGAGCTGCAGCACCGCGTCCTGTTCCTCGGGGTGCTCGGTGCCCTCGTCTTTCGCGCCATCTTCATCGCCGGCGGCGCGGCGCTCATCGAGAGCGTCGGCTGGGTGCTGTACCTGTTCGCGGCGTTCCTGCTGTGGACCGGCTACCGCATGCTGCGGCAGCGCAACGAGCACCTCGACCCTGAGCAGTCCCGCGCCTGGCGGCTGTTCCGCCGTCACGTCCCCATGACCGACGCGTTCCACGGCCAGCGTCTGCTCGTCCGGCGCGACGGCGTCCTGCTCGCCACGCCGCTGCTCGCCGTCCTGATCCTCATCGAGGTCACGGACATCGTCTTCGCGGTCGACTCCATCCCGGCTATCTTCGCGGTGACCGACGACGTCTTCCTCGTCTTCACCGCCAACGCGTTCGCGATCCTCGGCCTGCGTGCGATGTACTTCCTGCTCGCCGACCTCATGCACCGCTTCGTGTACCTGAAGATCGGCCTGGCGTTGGTCCTCATGTGGGTGGGCGTGAAGATGCTGCTGAAGATCGACCTGCTGTACATCCCGACCACGCTGTCGCTCGCCATCGTCGTCACGATCCTGGCCGTGAGCATCGGCGCGAGCCTGTACGCGACGCGCGGCCAGGGCCGGAAGGCGACGGAGGCGCCGGTCGACCCGCCGTTCCGCGTCGCGACGCCGGACGAGACGCGCGAGCTCGAGCCCGTGTTCCGACGCCGCCCCCTGGTCCGGCGATGA
- a CDS encoding helix-turn-helix transcriptional regulator, translating into MTAGSRVDGARARTSWTFLTNHAHVLLAVARDPDLRVADIAGYVGITPRATLLVLHDLEAAGYLQRHREGRRTHYTIAAHQPFRHPTTASHDVDELLALFGVAGPPP; encoded by the coding sequence ATGACCGCCGGGTCGCGGGTGGACGGCGCACGGGCGCGCACGTCGTGGACGTTCCTGACCAACCACGCGCACGTGCTGCTCGCCGTCGCCCGCGACCCGGACCTGCGGGTGGCTGACATCGCCGGGTACGTCGGCATCACGCCCCGCGCGACGCTGCTGGTGCTGCATGACCTCGAGGCCGCCGGGTACCTGCAGCGGCACCGCGAGGGCCGGCGGACGCACTACACGATCGCCGCGCACCAGCCGTTCCGGCACCCGACGACGGCATCGCACGACGTCGACGAGCTGCTGGCGCTGTTCGGCGTCGCCGGCCCACCGCCCTGA
- a CDS encoding class I SAM-dependent methyltransferase, protein MPDPIRHVLFPGRHHLVTAFQVAYLTDLLAGRVRAADGEPVTCAPDARVVWALTSATHSGTRRNPVPAHRREAMIEAVTTRAGLPSLVVPVADVPPSPRFAHTVLATSELVLGDALTPAGTVVACSTPEVAAMYAVEGFRIATVEDGAPGDPARPWDVLERMVAGDDAWRTLAHPDAVAFYERYHLDAQVRLVHTDPTVQDDGDLTETRDYATYTAAFDDASDRKWEQVAPHVRPGRVVDLGCAAGGLLERAARDPRLAESDLYGVDVSRHLVAEAEHRRAQGVFANPNVFFAQRNLLLGPVFPARTVDTTTTVALTHEISSYGDGRADLELLARRIFDQTRPGGVWINSDVLGPADPDRVVDLVLDGDGGVPARDLTGLDRAEAAAHVAGLSPAARLVQFAQDFPVLSGATVTVEWVAQGEASSVARTTLRTAMEYLYTRDYTDSWLSECHERFCDMTGDDWRALLEGVGFELDPGSGPWRNDWLVEHRLSVGAALRDPATGAPVAWPDTHVLTVARRPLVPVAR, encoded by the coding sequence GTGCCCGACCCGATCCGCCACGTCCTGTTCCCCGGCCGCCACCACCTGGTCACCGCGTTCCAGGTCGCGTACCTGACCGACCTGCTCGCGGGCCGCGTCCGCGCCGCCGACGGGGAGCCCGTGACCTGCGCACCCGACGCGCGCGTCGTGTGGGCGCTGACGTCCGCGACGCACAGCGGCACCCGTCGCAACCCCGTCCCGGCGCACCGCCGCGAGGCCATGATCGAGGCGGTGACGACGCGCGCCGGGCTGCCCTCGCTCGTCGTCCCCGTGGCCGACGTGCCGCCCAGCCCGCGGTTCGCGCACACGGTCCTGGCGACGTCCGAGCTGGTCCTGGGCGACGCCCTGACGCCGGCCGGCACCGTGGTCGCCTGCTCGACGCCCGAGGTCGCGGCGATGTACGCGGTCGAGGGGTTCCGCATCGCGACCGTCGAGGACGGCGCGCCCGGCGACCCGGCCCGACCGTGGGACGTCCTCGAGCGGATGGTCGCGGGTGACGACGCGTGGCGCACCCTCGCGCACCCCGACGCGGTCGCGTTCTACGAGCGGTACCACCTCGACGCGCAGGTCCGGCTCGTGCACACCGACCCCACCGTGCAGGACGACGGCGACCTCACCGAGACCCGGGACTACGCGACGTACACGGCCGCGTTCGACGACGCGTCGGACCGCAAGTGGGAGCAGGTCGCCCCGCACGTGCGGCCCGGGAGGGTCGTCGACCTGGGCTGCGCCGCCGGTGGCCTGCTGGAGCGCGCCGCGCGCGACCCCCGGCTCGCGGAGTCGGACTTGTACGGCGTCGACGTGTCCCGGCACCTGGTCGCGGAGGCCGAGCACCGTCGCGCGCAGGGCGTGTTCGCCAACCCCAACGTGTTCTTCGCGCAGCGCAACCTGCTGCTCGGCCCGGTGTTCCCGGCGCGGACGGTCGACACGACGACGACGGTCGCGCTGACCCACGAGATCTCCAGCTACGGCGACGGACGCGCGGACCTGGAGCTGCTGGCGCGGCGCATCTTCGACCAGACGCGGCCCGGTGGGGTGTGGATCAACTCCGACGTGCTCGGCCCGGCGGACCCGGACCGCGTCGTCGACCTGGTGCTCGACGGCGACGGTGGCGTGCCCGCCCGCGACCTGACCGGCCTGGACCGGGCCGAGGCCGCCGCGCACGTCGCGGGCCTGTCGCCCGCAGCGCGGCTCGTGCAGTTCGCGCAGGACTTCCCGGTGCTGTCGGGGGCGACGGTGACCGTCGAGTGGGTGGCGCAGGGCGAGGCGTCCAGCGTCGCGCGCACGACGCTGCGCACCGCCATGGAGTACCTGTACACGCGCGACTACACCGACTCGTGGCTCTCCGAGTGCCACGAGCGCTTCTGCGACATGACGGGCGACGACTGGCGGGCCCTGCTCGAGGGCGTCGGCTTCGAGCTCGACCCCGGCAGCGGCCCGTGGCGCAACGACTGGCTGGTCGAGCACAGGCTGAGCGTCGGCGCGGCCCTGCGCGACCCCGCGACGGGGGCGCCGGTGGCCTGGCCGGACACGCACGTGCTGACGGTCGCGCGGCGGCCGCTGGTCCCGGTCGCCCGGTGA
- a CDS encoding glucose-6-phosphate dehydrogenase, which produces MTAGIVVLGATGDLTARYILPGLARVVPAVPGGLRLVGVANDDLDDDGFRALVHEKVAGHAPGDPDPAVAALVDAAVWMRGDVTDPTTLQAALDACEVTDTDPLVLYLALPHVLFLRVVRALADVDLPAGLRLVIEKPFGEDLAGAIELNAALARLLPEEQVFRVDHFLAKQTVLNLIGLRFANRILEPLWSSAHVESVDIVFDERVDAQGRASYYDRSGALRDMVQNHLLQLLMYVAMEPPTSVAPADLASHKADVLRAVRPLDPEGVARWTRRGRYTAGTVTGPDGPQQVASYVDAPGVDPDRGTETYAEVTLHVDTWRWSGVPFRLRTGKALAAARREIVVRFREVPLRVFEGAAPTRNELRLQLDPDRMSLDLNVNGIGDPFALETVTLDAELAQQDPTPYGQLLLAVIEGDTRLSARAAEAEEGWRIVEPILAAWADGAAPLEEYPAGSADLPGRG; this is translated from the coding sequence GTGACCGCCGGGATCGTCGTCCTGGGCGCGACCGGCGACCTCACCGCGCGCTACATCCTGCCGGGCCTCGCGCGGGTCGTCCCGGCCGTGCCCGGTGGGCTGCGGCTCGTCGGGGTGGCCAACGACGACCTCGACGACGACGGCTTCCGTGCCCTCGTCCACGAGAAGGTCGCCGGGCACGCCCCGGGCGACCCGGACCCCGCGGTGGCCGCGCTCGTCGACGCCGCCGTCTGGATGCGCGGCGACGTCACCGACCCGACGACGCTGCAGGCCGCCCTCGACGCCTGCGAGGTCACGGACACCGACCCGCTCGTCCTGTACCTGGCCCTGCCGCACGTGCTGTTCCTGCGGGTCGTGCGCGCGCTGGCCGACGTCGACCTGCCGGCGGGGCTGCGGCTCGTCATCGAGAAGCCGTTCGGGGAGGACCTGGCCGGGGCGATCGAGCTCAACGCGGCCCTCGCGCGCCTGCTGCCCGAGGAGCAGGTGTTCCGCGTCGACCACTTCCTTGCCAAGCAGACGGTCCTCAACCTCATCGGGCTGCGGTTCGCCAACCGCATCCTCGAGCCGCTGTGGAGCAGCGCGCACGTGGAGTCCGTCGACATCGTCTTCGACGAGCGCGTCGACGCCCAAGGCCGTGCGTCGTACTACGACCGGTCCGGTGCGCTGCGCGACATGGTCCAGAACCACCTGCTGCAGCTGCTGATGTACGTGGCGATGGAGCCGCCGACGTCCGTCGCGCCGGCGGACCTCGCGTCCCACAAGGCCGACGTGCTGCGCGCCGTGCGACCGCTGGACCCTGAGGGGGTCGCGCGGTGGACGCGCCGCGGCCGGTACACCGCCGGTACCGTCACCGGGCCGGACGGGCCGCAGCAGGTCGCGTCGTACGTCGACGCGCCGGGCGTCGACCCCGACCGCGGCACCGAGACGTACGCCGAGGTCACCCTGCACGTCGACACGTGGCGGTGGTCCGGGGTGCCGTTCCGGCTGCGCACCGGCAAGGCCCTGGCGGCGGCCCGGCGCGAGATCGTCGTGCGGTTCCGCGAGGTGCCGCTGCGGGTCTTCGAGGGTGCCGCGCCGACGCGCAACGAGCTGCGCCTGCAGCTCGACCCGGACCGCATGTCCCTCGACCTCAACGTCAACGGCATCGGCGACCCGTTCGCGCTCGAGACCGTCACCCTCGACGCCGAGCTCGCCCAGCAGGACCCCACCCCGTACGGGCAGCTGCTGCTCGCCGTCATCGAGGGGGACACCCGGCTGTCCGCGCGCGCCGCGGAGGCCGAGGAGGGTTGGCGCATCGTCGAGCCGATCCTCGCCGCCTGGGCGGACGGTGCGGCCCCGCTCGAGGAGTACCCGGCGGGCAGCGCGGACCTGCCGGGCCGGGGTTAG
- a CDS encoding low molecular weight protein-tyrosine-phosphatase, protein MPDSYRVMTVCTGNICRSPMAEVVLRARLADAGLADVVEVDSTGISDEEHGNPVDWRARSVLRRHGYPTGEGHHARQTRASHLATRDLVLPMTAAHARALRRLAGDDPALTARIRMYRSFDPAAPAEPDQPEQVLDVDDPWYGPEEGFEVTLAEIEAAADGIVTHVRQALRYREDNDTA, encoded by the coding sequence GTGCCCGACTCGTACCGCGTGATGACCGTCTGCACCGGCAACATCTGTCGCTCCCCGATGGCCGAGGTCGTGCTCCGTGCGCGGCTCGCCGACGCGGGCCTCGCCGACGTCGTCGAGGTCGACTCGACCGGCATCAGCGACGAGGAGCACGGCAACCCCGTGGACTGGCGCGCCCGCTCGGTGCTGCGCCGTCACGGCTACCCGACGGGGGAGGGCCACCACGCGCGGCAGACCCGCGCGTCGCACCTCGCCACGCGTGACCTCGTCCTGCCCATGACGGCCGCGCACGCCCGCGCGCTGCGCCGCCTCGCAGGGGACGACCCGGCGCTGACCGCGCGCATCCGCATGTACCGCAGCTTCGACCCGGCGGCCCCCGCCGAGCCCGACCAGCCGGAGCAGGTGCTCGACGTCGACGACCCCTGGTACGGCCCCGAGGAGGGTTTCGAGGTGACCCTCGCGGAGATCGAGGCCGCCGCCGACGGCATCGTCACCCACGTGCGCCAGGCCCTGCGCTACCGCGAGGACAACGACACCGCCTGA
- a CDS encoding putative Ig domain-containing protein, with product MHPRTISSITAVAVLTGLLAAAPPAAAVPTPAGDVTITPDVGSTAGGDPLRFTVPGAAWAAVAGGGRHTLGLARDGAVYAWGEGSSGQLGTGSTADSPVPVRVDVPLPDGVTISAVSAGADFSLALASDGTLWAWGANAQGQLGLGTTDAQPEPRQVPLPIGVERVDAGGQFVVALDTDRRVWTWGANDAGQLGVGDRQPRTSPVPMPQLGSSGPLEDITAGHRHAFALVNHNEVFAWGDNSYGQLGADVGARLTVPTAVWGGGGCCTGTSRMFAVGDSTFTYGAPDELVAFGRNDRGQLGIGLVSRSAPATRVAFPDGALLVEEVVGGAQHVVATTLDGTVWVWGDDQLGQLGTAGTATLAATPVPLLRDAPDAAVAAGEASTFVVVDGGVAAAGQNASGELGDGSTTTRPTPVDVRTPLDVVGVRVGDVPAGAVARGAGGTFATVTPPLPDGVLDVVLETRDAAGAAGPLLLLEDAYTATATPPPTFVTTAYPVAAVDEPYAFVPELRGPGPITFTSGDLPPGLVLDPATGALSGTPTQVGDADVQITATNAYGSTTLTANLRVLTPPALSSDPLPAGAVGRAYRGTLSLADEWPWRPAVRVTVTAGALPDGLGVRTVLARDGAIVVEVAGTPTTAGAFTFTLTTTSPVPRSVEQTITIGVSPQVTSPVPPSGTVGAPYTHTFTGSGSDVAFVVAAGSLPPGLTLDPVTGTLAGTPTTAGRWDVVVAARTAFAQEATDVVLRIVGPGLSAPVTPAVGPVQGGTTVSVATPSPRFSQITTTGTWTRTATLGLTADGYVWAWGDGAVPLLSERGEDVDPTLPVRLALPLEPGVKVTQLASGSASYVLASDGTVRHLTADPATPTGTRVTTVPLTLPAGVRVTGVAAGADHALALASDGSVWAWGANDQNQLGDGTATERATPVRVAFPAGVRVRSVSASHDASLAADTAGRIWTWGVDVAEGCALWDECEPVLHGVPTRVAAPAALVATRVVVAQTAALAIGSDGSLWSWGGNWYGELGRSGGDSVPEPVELERPPGVTTQDVALAREGGVAVLSDGTVWRWGRVQCYIDWTQDFCGRFDDDGVYERPTRVTSPVDQPAARVAACVQCGLVLTTTGAVWGWGANDAGQLGDGTRVRRPDPVAVPAPFTVSGITFDGVAARLTGSPANAVATAVTPAHATGAVDVVVTTRRPDGSPGPSVRYSGAFTYGAAPPGARPSAVDPRVRPREVG from the coding sequence ATGCATCCGAGGACGATCTCGTCGATCACCGCCGTCGCTGTGCTGACCGGGCTGCTGGCCGCCGCACCACCGGCGGCGGCGGTCCCGACGCCCGCGGGGGACGTGACGATCACCCCGGACGTCGGGTCCACCGCCGGCGGTGACCCGCTCCGGTTCACGGTCCCCGGCGCTGCGTGGGCCGCGGTCGCGGGAGGTGGGCGGCACACGCTGGGCCTCGCGCGCGACGGCGCCGTGTACGCGTGGGGCGAGGGGTCGTCGGGACAGCTGGGCACCGGGTCGACGGCCGACTCCCCGGTGCCGGTGCGCGTCGACGTACCGCTGCCCGACGGCGTGACGATCAGCGCGGTGAGCGCCGGCGCGGACTTCTCGCTCGCGCTCGCGTCGGACGGCACGCTGTGGGCGTGGGGCGCCAACGCGCAGGGGCAGCTCGGCCTCGGCACGACCGACGCGCAGCCCGAGCCGCGGCAGGTGCCGCTGCCCATCGGCGTGGAGCGCGTCGACGCGGGCGGGCAGTTCGTCGTGGCGCTCGACACCGACCGACGGGTGTGGACGTGGGGCGCGAACGACGCCGGGCAGCTCGGCGTCGGCGACCGGCAGCCGCGCACGAGCCCCGTGCCGATGCCGCAGCTCGGGAGCTCGGGGCCCCTCGAGGACATCACGGCGGGCCACCGCCACGCGTTCGCCCTGGTCAACCACAACGAGGTGTTCGCGTGGGGCGACAACTCCTACGGGCAGCTCGGCGCGGACGTCGGCGCACGGCTCACGGTCCCGACGGCCGTGTGGGGCGGCGGCGGCTGCTGCACCGGCACCTCGCGGATGTTCGCCGTCGGGGACAGCACGTTCACCTACGGCGCTCCGGACGAGCTCGTCGCGTTCGGGCGCAACGACCGCGGGCAGCTCGGCATCGGCTTGGTGAGCCGCTCGGCTCCCGCGACGCGGGTCGCGTTCCCGGACGGGGCGCTCCTGGTCGAGGAGGTCGTCGGCGGGGCCCAGCACGTCGTCGCGACGACGCTGGACGGCACGGTCTGGGTCTGGGGCGACGACCAGCTCGGCCAGCTCGGCACCGCGGGGACGGCGACGCTCGCGGCGACGCCGGTCCCGCTGCTCCGGGACGCCCCCGACGCGGCGGTGGCCGCGGGCGAGGCGTCCACGTTCGTCGTCGTCGACGGCGGGGTCGCGGCCGCGGGCCAGAACGCGTCCGGTGAGCTGGGCGACGGCTCGACGACCACACGCCCCACGCCCGTGGACGTGCGCACACCCCTGGACGTCGTGGGCGTGCGCGTCGGGGACGTCCCGGCGGGTGCCGTGGCGCGCGGGGCGGGCGGCACGTTCGCGACGGTCACACCGCCGCTGCCGGACGGTGTCCTCGACGTCGTCCTCGAGACGCGCGACGCCGCCGGCGCCGCCGGCCCGCTCCTGCTGCTCGAGGACGCGTACACCGCGACCGCGACACCCCCGCCGACGTTCGTCACGACGGCCTACCCGGTGGCCGCGGTCGATGAGCCGTACGCGTTCGTGCCCGAGCTGCGCGGACCCGGTCCGATCACGTTCACCAGCGGTGACCTGCCGCCCGGCCTCGTGCTGGACCCGGCAACCGGGGCGCTGAGCGGCACCCCGACACAGGTCGGTGACGCCGACGTGCAGATCACCGCGACCAACGCGTACGGCAGCACGACGCTCACCGCGAACCTGCGCGTGCTCACGCCGCCCGCGCTCTCGTCCGACCCGCTGCCCGCCGGAGCGGTCGGCCGGGCGTACCGCGGGACGCTGTCCCTGGCCGACGAGTGGCCCTGGCGGCCGGCTGTCCGGGTGACCGTCACGGCGGGGGCGCTGCCCGACGGGCTCGGCGTCCGGACGGTGCTGGCACGCGACGGCGCGATCGTCGTCGAGGTCGCGGGTACGCCCACGACGGCCGGCGCCTTCACCTTCACGCTCACGACGACCTCGCCCGTGCCGCGCAGCGTCGAGCAGACGATCACGATCGGCGTGTCGCCGCAGGTCACGTCCCCCGTGCCGCCGTCGGGCACGGTCGGTGCGCCGTACACGCACACGTTCACCGGCAGCGGGTCCGACGTGGCGTTCGTCGTCGCCGCGGGCTCGTTGCCGCCGGGCCTGACGCTCGACCCGGTGACCGGCACGCTCGCGGGCACGCCCACGACCGCAGGCCGCTGGGACGTCGTCGTCGCGGCGCGCACCGCGTTCGCGCAGGAGGCGACGGACGTCGTGCTGCGCATCGTCGGGCCCGGTCTGTCCGCGCCCGTGACGCCCGCGGTCGGGCCCGTGCAGGGCGGCACGACCGTCAGCGTCGCGACGCCCTCGCCGCGGTTCTCGCAGATCACCACGACGGGCACGTGGACCAGGACGGCGACCCTCGGCCTGACCGCCGACGGGTACGTGTGGGCGTGGGGCGACGGGGCGGTGCCGCTGCTCAGCGAGCGGGGCGAGGACGTCGACCCCACCCTGCCCGTGCGCCTGGCGCTGCCGCTCGAGCCCGGCGTCAAGGTCACGCAGCTGGCGTCCGGGTCCGCGTCGTACGTGCTCGCGTCCGACGGGACCGTGCGACACCTGACCGCCGACCCCGCGACGCCGACGGGCACGCGCGTGACCACCGTGCCGCTGACGCTCCCTGCGGGCGTGCGCGTCACCGGCGTCGCCGCGGGGGCGGACCACGCGCTCGCGCTCGCGTCCGACGGCAGCGTGTGGGCGTGGGGCGCGAACGACCAGAACCAGCTCGGCGACGGCACCGCGACCGAGCGCGCGACACCCGTGCGCGTGGCGTTCCCGGCCGGGGTGCGCGTCCGGTCGGTGAGCGCGTCGCACGACGCCTCGCTGGCCGCCGACACCGCCGGTCGCATCTGGACGTGGGGGGTCGACGTCGCCGAGGGGTGCGCCCTGTGGGACGAGTGCGAACCCGTGCTGCACGGGGTGCCGACGCGCGTCGCAGCGCCCGCCGCCCTCGTCGCGACCCGCGTCGTCGTCGCGCAGACGGCGGCGCTGGCGATCGGCAGCGACGGCTCCCTGTGGTCCTGGGGAGGCAACTGGTACGGCGAGCTGGGGCGCTCGGGCGGTGACAGCGTGCCCGAGCCGGTCGAGCTCGAGCGGCCGCCGGGCGTCACGACGCAGGACGTCGCGCTCGCGCGTGAGGGCGGCGTCGCCGTGCTGTCCGACGGGACGGTGTGGCGGTGGGGCCGCGTCCAGTGCTACATCGACTGGACGCAGGACTTCTGCGGGCGCTTCGACGACGACGGCGTGTACGAGCGGCCGACGCGCGTCACCTCCCCCGTCGACCAGCCCGCCGCGCGGGTCGCGGCGTGCGTGCAGTGCGGCCTGGTGCTCACCACCACCGGGGCCGTGTGGGGCTGGGGCGCCAACGACGCCGGCCAGCTCGGGGACGGCACCCGCGTGCGGCGCCCCGACCCGGTGGCGGTGCCCGCACCGTTCACGGTCAGCGGCATCACGTTCGACGGCGTCGCCGCCCGGCTCACCGGGTCACCGGCCAACGCGGTCGCGACGGCCGTCACGCCGGCGCACGCGACAGGGGCGGTCGACGTGGTCGTCACGACCCGGCGCCCGGACGGGTCACCCGGCCCGTCGGTGCGCTACAGCGGAGCCTTCACCTACGGCGCCGCGCCGCCGGGCGCACGACCCAGCGCGGTGGACCCGCGGGTTCGTCCGCGCGAGGTGGGGTGA
- a CDS encoding aminotransferase class I/II-fold pyridoxal phosphate-dependent enzyme, with protein sequence MKVAARAHVPPFAVMEILAAANARRAAGEHVLNLCAGEPSTGASDVVRQRAIELLTAGDLGYTESLGAPGLRAAIATYYADTYGVHVDPGRVAVATGSSGGFMLAFLAAFDVGDRVALARPGYPAYANILAALGCEVVDLPCGPEQRYQPTVAQLEALDRPVEGLVIASPANPTGTMIEPGELAALAAWCGEHGVRLVSDEIYHGITYPDASGTTPATATAAEYLGSGAVVVNSFSKYWAMTGWRLGWLVLPDDLVTVVDALAGNVALCPPALAQHAGVAAFSPEGMAAARANVERYAESRRLLLDRLPDLGWDPVAPADGAFYLYGDVSASGLDSVTYCARLLDEAGVALTPGTDFDPAAGRDWVRLSFASAPEVVAEAADRLITWQRTL encoded by the coding sequence ATGAAGGTCGCCGCGCGTGCGCACGTGCCCCCGTTCGCCGTCATGGAGATCCTGGCCGCGGCCAATGCGCGCCGGGCCGCGGGTGAGCACGTGCTCAACCTGTGCGCGGGGGAGCCGTCGACGGGCGCGTCGGACGTGGTGCGGCAGCGGGCGATCGAGCTGCTGACGGCCGGCGACCTCGGGTACACCGAGTCGCTCGGGGCGCCGGGGCTGCGCGCGGCGATCGCGACGTACTACGCCGACACGTACGGCGTGCACGTCGACCCGGGGCGCGTGGCCGTGGCGACGGGGTCGTCGGGCGGGTTCATGCTGGCGTTCCTCGCGGCGTTCGACGTCGGCGACCGCGTCGCCCTGGCGCGCCCCGGGTACCCGGCGTACGCGAACATCCTGGCGGCGCTCGGGTGCGAGGTCGTCGACCTGCCGTGCGGGCCGGAGCAGCGGTACCAGCCGACGGTCGCGCAGCTCGAGGCCCTGGACCGCCCCGTCGAGGGGCTGGTGATCGCGTCCCCCGCCAACCCGACAGGCACGATGATCGAGCCGGGCGAGCTCGCGGCCCTCGCCGCGTGGTGCGGCGAGCACGGTGTGCGGCTCGTCAGCGACGAGATCTACCACGGCATCACGTACCCGGACGCGTCGGGGACGACGCCCGCGACGGCCACTGCTGCGGAGTACCTCGGCTCCGGCGCGGTCGTCGTCAACTCGTTCTCCAAGTACTGGGCCATGACGGGCTGGCGCCTGGGCTGGCTCGTCCTGCCCGACGACCTGGTCACGGTCGTCGACGCGCTCGCCGGCAACGTCGCGCTGTGCCCGCCGGCGCTCGCGCAGCACGCGGGCGTCGCGGCGTTCAGCCCCGAGGGGATGGCGGCGGCGCGGGCCAACGTCGAGCGGTACGCGGAGTCCCGTCGGCTGCTGCTGGACCGCCTGCCGGACCTGGGCTGGGACCCCGTCGCCCCCGCGGACGGCGCGTTCTACCTGTACGGGGACGTGTCCGCGTCCGGGCTGGACTCGGTGACGTACTGCGCGCGCCTGCTCGACGAGGCCGGGGTGGCGCTGACGCCCGGCACGGACTTCGACCCGGCGGCGGGCCGCGACTGGGTCCGCCTCTCGTTCGCGTCCGCCCCCGAGGTGGTGGCGGAGGCAGCAGACCGCCTCATCACCTGGCAGCGGACCCTCTGA